In Neovison vison isolate M4711 chromosome 11, ASM_NN_V1, whole genome shotgun sequence, one genomic interval encodes:
- the DKK4 gene encoding dickkopf-related protein 4 gives MAVVVLLGLSWLCAPLGALVLDFNNIKNSADVHGARKGSQCLSDKDCSSRKFCLKPQDEKPFCATCRGLRRRCHRHAVCCPGTLCVNDVCTTMEDAAPILERQINAQDDADTKATTEHPIQENKPKRKPNIKKPQGSKGQEGERCLRTFDCGAGLCCARHFWTKICKPVLLEGQVCSRRGQKDTAQAPEIFQRCECGPGLLCRNQVTGNRQHARLRVCQKI, from the exons ATGGCAGTGGTGGTCCTGCTGGGGCTCAGCTGGTTGTGCGCCCCCCTGGGAGCTCTGGTTCTGGATTTCAACAACATCAAGAACTCTGCCGATGTGCACGGGGCTCGGAAG GGTTCACAGTGCCTGTCTGACAAGGACTGCAGTTCTAGAAAATTCTGCCTCAAACCACAAGATGAGAAGCCATTCTGTGCTACTTGTCGTGGGTTACGAAGGAGGTGCCACCGTCACGCTGTGTGCTGCCCTGGGACGCTCTGCGTGAACG ATGTTTGCACGACAATGGAGGATGCCGCCCCAATACTGGAGAGGCAGATCAATGCGCAAGATGATGCAGACACGAAAGCAACGACTGAGCATCCAATTcaggaaaacaaacccaaaaggaAGCCAAATATTAAGAAACCACAAGGCAGTAAGG GACAAGAGGGAGAAAGATGTCTTCGAACTTTTGACTGCGGAGCTGGACTTTGCTGTGCTCGTCATTTCTGGACTAAAATTTGCAAGCCAGTCCTCCTGGAGGGACAGGTGTGCTCTAGGAGAGGACAGAAAGATACGGCTCAAGCTCCAGAAATCTTCCAGCGCTGCGAGTGTGGCCCTGGACTATTATGTCGAAATCAAGTGACTGGCAACCGACAGCATGCAAGGTTAAGAGTATGccaaaaaatctaa